One Thomasclavelia spiroformis DSM 1552 DNA window includes the following coding sequences:
- a CDS encoding discoidin domain-containing protein, whose translation MNKKTFHKISVWSLAAMMSLSTISTTTIGLSAKNALNDQISTLEVDEAGYNVLGAVTSAVVDGNKVDLTIRTGEKIRFTFLEQNVFRMYMAPEGEEFQEYPTPNGSDHTATITNKTDDQYKAEYDVVPELTDDGDKYTISTDKIKLEIVKETSLMKLMKADGTVVWEEAAPLKYKSGSTVQTLKTNEKEYFFGGGTQNGYFSHKGKSIKIVATNTWVDGSVASPNPFYWSTDGYGVVRNTWKPGQYDFDSKGDGTVTTTHNEKRFDAYYFVDDSAEDILGDYYELTGTPAELPEYASYLGHLNCYNRDYWLEVPEGTSGAVKLGDKWYKESQSDNGGVKETLLGGNTTAQQVIEDHKANDMPLGWFAPNDGYGCGYGQADTQAGDIDNLKNFADFAKANGVETGLWTQSNLWPADPSNPQKGERDIYKEVEAGVHATKTDVAWVGPAYSFALNGVSVAYDAIASRSGLKPAIVTLDGWAGTQRYGGIWTGDQSGGNWEYIRFHIPTYIGTALSGQPNVGSDMDGIFGGSNKIINTRDFQWKAFSTYMLDMDGWGSNQKTPWALGEDVTSINRTYLKLKAQLMPYINTISHEATAEGGLPMIRAMFLEEENAYTLGTATQYQYMWGDNFLVAPIYQNTAADAEGNDVRNDIYLPGTSDVWIDYFTGKQYRGGQVLNNFDAPIWKLPLFVKNGSIIPMYAENNNPEAVSETNTDGLDRSQRIVEFYPYGSTQFEAYEDDGKTLGGASSKTLLTSDVKDGIATLKAEKSVGSYSGMVKERSTEFVVNASKAPTKVTGNVAGKDVVFTAVSTQEEYDAAKGNVYFYNENPSVIVKDYATEGTKYANIEETTTPKLYVKSAEKVDITEYDFTVNVEGFENTQDLGEDIEDSSVAVPTNFVEQSKTDSEIILDWDDMEDAVSYDIEVDGTVYRNILDSTYTHSGLKYLTDHTYRVRAVRADGHYSAWSQPLNIQTDDNPYRNVPNFTADWSYGDSWGDLEDAFDHNTNTMFHSTKAVTPDQMMTLDLGAAYQLDKLTYQPRMDNKGNGTVTRMDVYASLDGINYTKVWDGKENAAWTYSSSMEDPDIKEVTLNGVKARYLKLSVLESKGGFFSASEITPYKLDGTNAWVVGDVNNSGKVDNNDLTFYENYVGLKPVDNDWEYSTLGNIDNNQIIDAYDISFVSRMLGDEPVNPSQAAKGVEGKIEIVPSKTDIKAGDEVTLDFYGIGLKNVNAFSVEMPVDTDLFEVTNFGSASLSTVFMRNFSKTRFHNDGSVDNYVCFANEGTQELINGTGSLAKVTIRATQDFNWDTKATQAIVVGQDLSKADALIDITQEPTAPETKDVLGLNDIKAITFDNDKKQGMDGSELWQQSNWKELLFDGDKSGTLAEFKWYLNTYPEAGDIAEEVKLPTDMNFTFNEAEPLKTIKVYNRVGGNGSVTSIKATAYAGDTEYDLGTINENREVFEFTVPKEATNIDRVVITPLTSTGTATGTTTGSETNRMLSLREIEFETDSAVKATGIEFTKDSADSVYTGAIAEVSAVVTPDNASNPFYEITSSDETIAKVIKIPMEDKYIYAVQGIKEGTVTLTATSEDGQFTATKEFKVVEGVDTSVLQGQIDKFEDLYENLYTVESYAKVKGLVTSAKELISSKDVTQAAVDKITIDIVNAMKELEFKGSNTDQPSSQNLIPQNTLKRYDESSMSAAEKEDASYTIDGKTDTIWHSNYNSSYKLPQYVTIDLGAVYDLEQVNMLPRQNSRNGHITHYRIEVSTDGTAFTPVVEGYLENDGNSLTDPGKEKEIKFDTTKAQYVRFIAIESLGDRNNAYASIAELNFYGTTESGEVETVNKAALEAAVTTANALKEQGALNNVIPAVVAEFNAALAEAEGILADSNADQVTVDASFFRLATAIQMVDFVKGDKTELIKLVEEYSKLEENNYTTASWEVFKGALDAAIAVRDDENALEYEVKEALNNLKDGYAQLVVVADKTALQAMVDKVNGLDEKLYTEASWAKLADPMAKANEVLANKDATQDEVNAAYEALVRAYLELRLIPNKDLLEDLINKAQSFEAANYTADSYANLRSALLVAQSTLANESADEAAVKAAVEGLQASIDALVPVSADNNVASGDKVNAGDKTAIATGDSTSMLSSIAGLALASIAMFGAKRRKKSK comes from the coding sequence ATGAATAAAAAGACATTTCACAAAATTAGTGTTTGGTCATTAGCTGCGATGATGTCACTTTCAACAATTAGTACAACTACTATTGGTTTATCGGCTAAAAATGCACTAAATGATCAAATCAGTACATTAGAGGTTGATGAAGCTGGTTATAATGTGTTAGGTGCGGTTACATCTGCTGTGGTTGATGGCAATAAAGTTGATTTAACTATTAGAACAGGTGAAAAAATTCGTTTTACATTCTTAGAACAAAATGTATTTAGAATGTATATGGCTCCTGAAGGAGAAGAGTTCCAAGAATATCCAACACCTAATGGAAGTGATCATACTGCAACTATTACAAATAAAACAGATGATCAATATAAAGCTGAATATGATGTAGTTCCTGAATTAACAGATGATGGAGATAAATATACTATTTCAACTGATAAAATTAAATTAGAAATAGTTAAAGAAACTTCATTAATGAAATTAATGAAAGCTGATGGAACAGTTGTATGGGAAGAAGCTGCACCATTAAAATATAAATCAGGAAGTACTGTTCAAACATTAAAAACTAATGAAAAAGAATATTTCTTTGGTGGAGGGACACAAAATGGTTACTTCTCACACAAAGGTAAATCTATCAAAATTGTAGCTACAAATACTTGGGTTGATGGATCAGTAGCCAGCCCTAATCCATTCTATTGGTCAACGGATGGTTATGGGGTTGTAAGAAATACATGGAAACCTGGTCAATACGATTTTGATTCAAAAGGTGACGGAACTGTTACAACTACTCATAATGAAAAAAGATTTGATGCTTATTATTTTGTAGATGATAGTGCTGAGGATATTTTAGGTGATTACTATGAATTAACTGGTACACCTGCTGAATTACCTGAATATGCTTCATATTTAGGGCATTTAAACTGCTACAACCGTGATTACTGGTTAGAAGTACCAGAAGGAACTAGCGGAGCAGTTAAATTAGGTGATAAATGGTATAAAGAATCACAATCTGATAATGGTGGAGTTAAAGAAACATTATTAGGTGGTAATACTACAGCTCAACAAGTTATTGAAGATCACAAAGCAAATGATATGCCTTTGGGTTGGTTTGCTCCAAATGATGGTTATGGTTGTGGTTATGGTCAAGCAGATACTCAAGCTGGAGATATTGATAACTTAAAAAACTTTGCTGATTTTGCAAAGGCAAATGGGGTTGAAACAGGGTTATGGACACAATCAAATTTATGGCCTGCTGATCCAAGTAACCCTCAAAAAGGTGAACGTGATATTTATAAAGAAGTTGAAGCTGGTGTTCATGCAACTAAAACCGATGTTGCTTGGGTAGGTCCTGCATACTCATTTGCTTTAAACGGTGTAAGTGTTGCTTATGATGCAATCGCTTCTAGATCTGGATTAAAACCAGCTATTGTTACTTTAGATGGTTGGGCAGGTACTCAACGTTATGGTGGTATTTGGACTGGTGACCAATCAGGAGGAAATTGGGAATATATTAGATTCCATATTCCAACTTATATTGGAACAGCTTTATCAGGTCAACCAAATGTAGGTAGTGACATGGATGGAATCTTTGGTGGAAGTAATAAAATTATTAACACACGTGATTTCCAATGGAAAGCATTCAGTACATATATGTTAGATATGGATGGATGGGGATCTAATCAAAAAACACCTTGGGCTTTAGGTGAAGATGTAACATCTATCAATAGAACTTATTTAAAATTAAAGGCTCAATTAATGCCATATATTAATACAATTTCACATGAAGCAACTGCTGAAGGTGGATTACCAATGATTAGAGCAATGTTCTTGGAAGAAGAAAATGCTTATACTTTAGGAACTGCTACTCAATACCAATATATGTGGGGAGATAATTTCTTAGTAGCACCAATTTACCAAAACACAGCTGCTGATGCAGAAGGAAATGATGTTAGAAATGATATCTATTTACCTGGAACAAGCGATGTATGGATTGATTATTTTACAGGAAAACAATATCGAGGTGGACAAGTATTAAATAACTTTGATGCTCCTATCTGGAAATTGCCATTATTTGTAAAAAATGGGTCAATCATTCCTATGTATGCAGAAAACAATAACCCTGAAGCAGTATCAGAAACAAATACAGATGGTCTAGATAGATCACAACGTATTGTTGAATTCTATCCATATGGTTCAACACAATTTGAAGCATATGAAGATGATGGTAAAACATTAGGTGGAGCATCTAGTAAAACTTTATTAACTTCTGATGTTAAAGATGGAATTGCTACTTTAAAAGCAGAAAAATCAGTAGGAAGTTATTCTGGAATGGTAAAAGAAAGATCTACTGAATTTGTAGTAAATGCTTCAAAAGCACCAACAAAAGTAACAGGTAATGTTGCTGGTAAAGATGTTGTATTTACAGCTGTTTCAACTCAAGAAGAATATGATGCGGCTAAAGGTAATGTATACTTCTATAATGAAAATCCTTCTGTAATTGTTAAAGATTATGCAACTGAGGGAACTAAATATGCTAATATTGAAGAAACAACAACACCAAAATTATATGTAAAATCTGCTGAAAAAGTAGATATTACTGAATATGACTTCACTGTAAATGTTGAAGGATTTGAAAACACTCAAGATTTAGGTGAAGATATTGAAGATTCATCAGTAGCTGTTCCTACAAACTTTGTAGAACAATCAAAAACAGATTCTGAAATTATTCTTGATTGGGATGATATGGAAGATGCGGTAAGTTACGATATTGAAGTAGATGGTACAGTATATAGAAATATTTTAGATTCTACTTATACACATAGTGGATTAAAATATTTAACTGATCATACATATCGTGTGCGTGCAGTAAGAGCTGATGGTCATTATTCTGCATGGTCTCAACCACTTAATATTCAAACTGATGATAATCCATATCGTAATGTGCCTAATTTTACTGCAGATTGGAGCTATGGAGATTCATGGGGAGATTTAGAAGATGCATTTGACCATAATACAAATACAATGTTCCACTCAACAAAAGCTGTAACTCCAGATCAAATGATGACATTAGACTTAGGAGCGGCTTATCAACTTGATAAATTGACTTACCAACCACGTATGGATAACAAAGGTAATGGTACTGTTACACGTATGGATGTCTATGCAAGTTTAGATGGTATCAATTATACAAAAGTATGGGATGGAAAAGAAAATGCTGCTTGGACATACTCAAGTAGTATGGAAGATCCAGATATTAAGGAAGTTACGTTAAATGGTGTAAAAGCACGCTACTTAAAATTAAGTGTTTTAGAATCAAAAGGTGGATTCTTCTCTGCTTCTGAAATTACACCATATAAATTAGATGGTACAAATGCTTGGGTTGTTGGTGATGTTAATAACTCAGGTAAAGTTGACAATAATGACTTAACATTCTATGAAAACTATGTTGGATTGAAACCAGTTGATAACGATTGGGAATATTCAACATTAGGAAATATTGATAATAACCAAATTATTGATGCCTATGATATTTCATTTGTATCTAGAATGTTAGGTGATGAACCTGTAAATCCTTCACAAGCTGCAAAAGGTGTTGAAGGTAAGATTGAAATAGTTCCTTCAAAAACAGATATTAAAGCTGGAGATGAAGTAACATTAGACTTTTATGGAATTGGTTTAAAGAACGTTAATGCATTTAGTGTTGAAATGCCGGTTGATACTGACTTATTTGAAGTAACTAATTTTGGTAGCGCCTCATTATCAACAGTATTTATGAGAAACTTCTCAAAAACTAGATTCCATAATGATGGTTCAGTTGATAACTATGTATGTTTCGCTAATGAAGGAACACAAGAATTAATTAACGGAACTGGAAGTCTTGCTAAAGTTACAATTAGAGCTACTCAAGATTTTAATTGGGATACAAAAGCTACACAAGCAATCGTAGTTGGTCAAGATTTATCAAAAGCTGATGCTTTGATTGATATTACACAAGAACCAACAGCTCCAGAAACAAAAGATGTCTTAGGATTAAATGATATCAAAGCTATTACATTTGATAATGATAAAAAACAAGGCATGGATGGTAGTGAATTATGGCAACAATCTAACTGGAAGGAATTATTATTTGATGGTGATAAATCTGGAACACTTGCAGAATTCAAATGGTATTTAAATACTTATCCTGAAGCTGGAGATATTGCTGAAGAAGTAAAACTTCCTACAGATATGAATTTTACATTTAATGAAGCAGAACCATTAAAAACAATTAAAGTTTATAACCGTGTAGGTGGTAACGGCTCTGTAACAAGTATTAAAGCAACTGCTTATGCTGGTGATACAGAATATGATTTAGGAACTATTAATGAAAATAGAGAAGTGTTTGAATTTACAGTTCCTAAAGAAGCTACAAATATCGATCGTGTAGTAATTACACCATTAACAAGTACTGGTACAGCTACTGGAACAACTACTGGTAGTGAAACAAACCGTATGTTATCATTACGTGAAATTGAATTTGAAACTGATAGTGCAGTAAAAGCTACAGGTATTGAATTCACTAAAGATAGTGCTGATAGTGTATACACAGGTGCGATTGCAGAAGTATCTGCTGTTGTAACACCAGATAATGCAAGTAATCCATTCTACGAAATTACAAGTAGTGATGAAACTATTGCAAAAGTAATTAAAATTCCAATGGAAGATAAATATATTTATGCAGTTCAAGGTATTAAAGAAGGAACAGTAACTTTAACTGCAACATCAGAAGATGGACAATTTACTGCTACTAAAGAATTTAAAGTTGTTGAAGGTGTAGATACGTCTGTATTACAAGGACAAATTGATAAGTTTGAAGATTTATATGAAAACTTATATACAGTTGAAAGTTATGCTAAAGTAAAAGGATTAGTTACTAGTGCAAAAGAATTAATTTCTTCAAAAGACGTAACTCAAGCTGCTGTTGATAAAATTACAATTGACATTGTTAATGCAATGAAAGAATTAGAATTCAAAGGTTCTAATACTGATCAACCATCTAGTCAAAACTTAATTCCTCAAAATACATTAAAACGTTATGATGAATCAAGTATGTCTGCTGCAGAAAAAGAAGATGCAAGTTATACAATTGATGGTAAAACAGATACAATTTGGCATTCAAATTACAATTCAAGTTATAAATTACCACAATATGTAACTATTGATTTAGGTGCTGTTTATGACTTAGAACAAGTTAATATGTTACCACGTCAAAATAGTCGTAATGGACATATTACACATTATCGTATTGAAGTAAGTACTGATGGAACTGCATTTACACCAGTTGTTGAAGGATATCTAGAAAATGATGGTAATTCATTGACTGATCCTGGTAAAGAAAAAGAAATTAAATTTGATACAACAAAAGCTCAATATGTAAGATTTATTGCAATCGAATCATTAGGTGATAGAAATAATGCATATGCATCTATCGCTGAATTAAACTTCTATGGAACTACTGAAAGTGGAGAAGTAGAAACAGTAAATAAAGCTGCATTAGAAGCAGCAGTAACTACTGCAAATGCACTTAAAGAACAAGGAGCATTAAACAATGTTATTCCTGCGGTAGTGGCAGAATTCAACGCAGCACTTGCAGAAGCTGAAGGAATTTTAGCTGACTCAAATGCTGATCAAGTTACAGTTGATGCTTCATTCTTCCGCCTTGCAACAGCTATTCAAATGGTAGACTTTGTAAAAGGTGACAAAACAGAATTAATAAAATTAGTTGAAGAATATAGTAAACTTGAAGAAAATAATTATACTACAGCTTCATGGGAAGTATTTAAAGGTGCATTAGATGCAGCAATCGCTGTTAGAGATGATGAAAATGCCTTAGAATATGAAGTAAAAGAAGCATTAAATAACTTAAAAGATGGATATGCACAATTAGTTGTTGTTGCTGATAAGACAGCATTACAAGCAATGGTAGATAAAGTTAATGGATTAGATGAAAAATTATATACAGAAGCATCATGGGCAAAACTTGCTGATCCAATGGCAAAAGCTAATGAAGTGCTTGCAAATAAAGACGCAACTCAAGATGAAGTAAATGCTGCTTATGAAGCATTAGTAAGAGCATATCTAGAATTGAGATTAATTCCAAATAAAGATTTATTAGAAGATTTAATTAATAAAGCACAAAGCTTTGAAGCTGCTAATTATACAGCTGATTCTTATGCAAACTTACGTTCTGCATTATTAGTTGCTCAATCAACATTAGCAAATGAAAGTGCTGATGAAGCTGCAGTTAAAGCTGCTGTAGAAGGATTACAAGCAAGCATTGATGCTTTAGTACCAGTTAGTGCAGACAATAATGTTGCTTCTGGTGATAAAGTAAATGCTGGTGATAAGACTGCTATTGCAACAGGTGATTCAACAAGTATGTTATCATCAATTGCTGGTTTAGCATTAGCATCTATTGCAATGTTCGGTGCAAAAAGAAGAAAAAAATCTAAATAA
- a CDS encoding putative manganese transporter, translated as MEILIEPIEESLVTLPILFIACLLVEYLSNKDITNKILKYDKIGPFIGSIVGCIPQCGFSVVAAKLYSMKYLTTGTLLAIFIATSDEALAILAIHLNLWKVLVILIIGKIVLGTLVGLIVDYFEHRNRDDYEYLQIAPCDCGCKDGIVVPALKHTFNIFVFILLTNIVFTVLITYIGEENLSTLLKTNMQFQPIIAGLIGFIPNCAGSVVLTQLYVSGGLSFGALFTGLTTSAGVGTLALLKYSDNKKISFKILIISYLVALAAGYIISILGF; from the coding sequence ATGGAAATATTAATTGAACCGATTGAAGAATCATTAGTAACATTACCAATATTATTTATTGCCTGTTTGTTAGTTGAGTATCTATCAAATAAAGATATAACTAATAAAATCTTAAAATATGATAAAATAGGCCCATTTATTGGATCGATTGTAGGTTGTATTCCACAATGTGGTTTTTCTGTTGTTGCAGCAAAATTATATTCAATGAAATATCTTACAACTGGAACTTTACTGGCTATATTCATTGCTACAAGTGATGAGGCTTTAGCAATTTTAGCAATTCATCTTAATTTATGGAAAGTGCTAGTAATATTAATTATTGGTAAAATAGTATTAGGAACATTAGTAGGATTAATAGTTGATTATTTTGAACATAGAAATAGAGATGATTATGAATATTTGCAAATTGCGCCATGTGACTGTGGTTGTAAAGATGGAATAGTTGTACCAGCTTTAAAACATACATTTAATATTTTTGTCTTTATTTTATTAACAAATATAGTTTTTACTGTCCTAATTACATATATAGGTGAGGAAAATTTAAGTACGTTGTTGAAAACAAATATGCAATTTCAGCCTATTATTGCTGGATTAATAGGTTTTATTCCTAATTGTGCAGGTTCGGTAGTCTTAACGCAATTATATGTAAGTGGTGGTTTAAGTTTTGGAGCATTATTTACAGGTTTAACTACAAGTGCTGGGGTAGGAACATTAGCATTATTAAAATATAGTGATAATAAAAAAATTTCCTTTAAAATATTAATTATTTCATATTTAGTTGCTTTAGCAGCTGGTTATATAATTTCAATTTTAGGATTTTAG
- a CDS encoding L-lactate dehydrogenase: MERNDDLKKVVLVGTGLVGMSMAYSVLNTGGIDELVLIDIDQEKAVGEAMDISHGLPYSKSSLKVKAGDYSDCKDADIVVITAGAAQKPGQTRLELASINAKIMKSITRSIMDTGFDGIIIVASNPVDLMSYVVQKVSGLPTNRVIGSGTILDTARLRYLLSEHLNIASTNIHAYILGEHGDSSFVPWMNTYIGCKSMMEYVVEMGIDMNEMHNIYKEVQQAAYEIIKRKNATYYGIGLSLNRLITAILSNENAVLTVSAYQQGEYKQEGLYIGVPAIINRNGVSKIMTLHLNDVDQSKFDKSCETLREMIDNELNAIINS; the protein is encoded by the coding sequence ATGGAAAGAAATGATGATTTAAAGAAAGTTGTATTAGTTGGAACAGGCTTGGTGGGGATGTCAATGGCTTATTCTGTATTAAATACAGGAGGAATAGATGAGTTAGTATTGATTGATATCGATCAAGAAAAAGCAGTTGGAGAAGCAATGGATATTAGCCATGGGCTTCCATATAGTAAAAGTAGTTTAAAAGTAAAAGCTGGTGATTATAGTGATTGTAAAGATGCTGATATAGTAGTAATTACTGCCGGTGCAGCTCAAAAACCAGGTCAAACAAGATTAGAGTTAGCAAGCATCAATGCTAAAATTATGAAATCTATTACACGATCAATTATGGATACTGGTTTTGATGGAATTATTATTGTTGCAAGTAACCCAGTTGATCTAATGAGTTATGTAGTGCAAAAAGTATCAGGTTTACCTACTAATAGGGTAATTGGAAGTGGTACTATTTTAGATACAGCAAGATTAAGATATTTATTGAGTGAACATTTAAATATTGCTTCAACAAATATTCATGCTTATATTTTAGGTGAGCATGGTGATTCTTCATTCGTTCCATGGATGAACACTTATATTGGTTGCAAGAGTATGATGGAATATGTTGTTGAAATGGGTATTGATATGAATGAAATGCATAATATATATAAGGAAGTACAACAAGCAGCATATGAAATTATTAAAAGAAAAAATGCTACTTATTATGGAATTGGATTATCTTTAAATCGTTTAATTACAGCTATTTTAAGTAATGAAAATGCGGTTTTGACTGTTTCTGCTTATCAACAAGGAGAGTATAAGCAAGAAGGCTTATATATTGGAGTACCTGCAATAATTAATCGAAATGGTGTTTCTAAAATCATGACATTACATTTAAATGATGTTGATCAAAGTAAATTTGATAAGAGTTGTGAAACATTAAGAGAAATGATTGATAATGAATTAAATGCAATTATTAATAGTTAA
- a CDS encoding N-acetylmuramoyl-L-alanine amidase: MKNIIKLLFISLLVTGCVNQEQQKDIIKTNILKQQEISYITNQREIKLPETIKEPQEPINQEQDLSVIKNNHLIVIDAGHQAHGNSEQEPIGPGASETKAKVTTGATGVGTGKLESVINLEVAIKLQQKLETSGYQVKMIRTNQDVNISNRERAMIANDSNCTAFIRLHCNSADSSSVSGTLTMAPSLNNPYCSQIAKASYNLSKCIVDNICSQTGSRNRGVMISDTMSGINWCTVPVTIVEMGFLSNYEEDKLLGESSYQDKIVDGIVKGINAYME; this comes from the coding sequence ATGAAAAATATAATAAAATTATTATTTATAAGTCTATTAGTTACAGGTTGTGTCAATCAAGAGCAACAAAAAGATATAATTAAAACAAATATTTTAAAGCAACAAGAAATATCATATATAACTAATCAAAGAGAGATAAAGTTACCTGAAACAATCAAAGAACCACAAGAACCAATTAATCAAGAACAGGATTTATCTGTAATTAAAAATAATCATTTAATTGTAATTGATGCGGGACATCAGGCTCATGGAAATAGTGAACAAGAACCAATTGGACCTGGAGCTAGCGAAACAAAAGCAAAAGTAACTACAGGTGCAACAGGGGTTGGTACTGGTAAGTTAGAATCTGTGATTAATTTAGAAGTTGCAATAAAATTACAACAAAAATTAGAAACATCAGGATATCAGGTAAAAATGATTCGAACTAATCAAGATGTTAATATTTCTAATCGTGAAAGAGCGATGATTGCTAACGATAGTAATTGCACCGCTTTTATTAGATTACATTGTAATAGTGCTGATTCTAGTAGTGTTAGTGGAACATTAACAATGGCACCATCCTTAAATAATCCTTATTGTAGTCAAATTGCTAAGGCATCTTATAATTTATCGAAATGTATTGTGGATAATATTTGTAGCCAAACAGGGAGTAGAAATCGTGGCGTGATGATTAGTGATACAATGAGTGGAATTAATTGGTGCACAGTACCAGTAACAATTGTAGAAATGGGTTTTTTATCTAATTATGAAGAAGATAAATTATTAGGTGAGAGTAGTTATCAAGATAAAATTGTTGATGGAATAGTAAAAGGAATTAATGCTTATATGGAATGA
- a CDS encoding S41 family peptidase, translating to MEKNIESRPQPKKVIKKRRIKEILFIVSMIICLGIGFIFGYIINNQNNNIIKSSGDTTILDEAYHILKNDWYNPNDTKVNIEGNSIAALVSSLEDIHSSYFTFEESLAFNQSVDGNFDGIGIGFISLNSGILVTEVYPNSPASASNIKVGDIINKVDNTDIIGKDSEEVKKLVRGEAGTIVKLSGYRNNENFVADVKRGNVETAVNGEIREENGKKFGYIEITTFGSSTGEEVENYLEQFVDAKINNIVFDLRGNGGGYLVAANDVLNLFVDKGQTMYQMKEKKGAAQKAKASDGPKYNFPNSYILVDGQTASASEVVAGALQELCNFKLVGSQTYGKGTAQTQKQLSDGSVLKYTYARWMLPSGKWINGEGLTPDYLVENTDISEISTRVIENNLSFDCVDSNVKSLQKGLKILGYDCKREDGYFSNETVAALKQFESTNNLTVDGIYQDHDKDILLSKLLIFIDEPANDYQYKKLLEIMN from the coding sequence ATGGAAAAAAATATAGAATCAAGGCCACAACCAAAAAAGGTAATAAAAAAAAGACGAATAAAAGAAATTCTTTTCATCGTTTCAATGATTATTTGTTTAGGAATTGGCTTTATCTTTGGTTATATAATCAATAATCAAAATAATAATATAATAAAAAGTAGTGGTGATACTACTATTTTAGATGAAGCATATCATATCTTAAAAAATGACTGGTATAATCCAAATGATACAAAAGTTAATATTGAAGGTAACTCAATTGCTGCTTTAGTAAGTTCCTTAGAGGATATTCATTCATCATACTTTACCTTTGAGGAATCATTAGCATTTAATCAAAGTGTAGATGGTAATTTTGATGGTATAGGGATTGGGTTTATAAGTTTAAATAGTGGGATTCTTGTTACTGAAGTTTATCCAAATAGTCCGGCTAGTGCCAGCAATATTAAAGTAGGTGACATTATTAATAAAGTTGATAATACTGATATTATAGGTAAAGATAGCGAAGAAGTAAAAAAACTAGTTCGTGGTGAAGCAGGAACAATAGTTAAATTATCTGGATATCGAAATAATGAAAATTTTGTTGCTGATGTAAAAAGAGGTAATGTAGAAACGGCAGTAAATGGTGAAATAAGAGAAGAAAATGGAAAAAAATTTGGTTATATTGAAATTACGACATTCGGGTCATCAACCGGTGAAGAAGTAGAAAATTATTTGGAACAGTTTGTTGATGCAAAAATTAATAATATTGTTTTTGATTTACGAGGTAATGGTGGGGGCTATTTAGTAGCTGCTAATGATGTGTTAAATTTGTTTGTTGATAAAGGTCAAACAATGTATCAAATGAAAGAAAAAAAAGGTGCTGCTCAAAAAGCTAAGGCATCTGATGGACCAAAATATAATTTTCCTAATAGTTATATTTTAGTTGATGGACAGACTGCTTCTGCTTCAGAAGTTGTTGCTGGGGCACTACAGGAACTATGTAATTTTAAATTAGTAGGAAGCCAGACTTATGGAAAAGGAACTGCTCAAACACAGAAGCAATTAAGTGATGGTTCTGTATTAAAATATACTTATGCTCGTTGGATGTTACCTAGCGGTAAATGGATTAATGGTGAGGGATTAACGCCTGATTATTTAGTTGAAAATACTGATATTAGTGAAATTTCAACTAGAGTAATTGAAAATAATTTAAGCTTTGATTGTGTCGATAGTAATGTTAAATCACTACAAAAAGGATTAAAGATATTAGGTTATGATTGTAAAAGAGAGGATGGTTATTTTTCAAATGAAACTGTTGCAGCTTTAAAGCAATTTGAAAGTACCAATAATTTAACAGTTGATGGAATTTATCAAGATCATGATAAAGATATTTTATTAAGTAAATTACTTATTTTTATTGATGAACCGGCTAATGATTATCAATATAAAAAATTACTTGAAATTATGAATTAA